The following proteins come from a genomic window of Pseudomonas syringae:
- a CDS encoding NAD(P)/FAD-dependent oxidoreductase — protein sequence MNEPDVVVIGAGPAGIRATQTLLAHGIKASLIDEGLRGGGQVYRRQPENFQRSAKALYGFESGKAVALHQTLDTLTEHIDYRPQTLVWNAENGQLDTLQHGKTATLDYAQLIVATGATDRILPVPGWTLPGVYSLGAAQIALKYQGCAIGERVVFAGSGPLLYLVAYQYAKAGATVVAVLDSAPFSAQCKALPALLGQPATLAKGLYYRAWLTARGIPVHQGAQLSRIAGEQRVTGIQWARNDTSVHLACDAVAFAHALRSETQLADLLGCKFAWSPLNRAWLPVRDDCGRSSVPGVYLAGDGAGIMGADAAEMAGELAALGLLQDRGINVDALRISDLKTALQRIERFRHGLETAFPFPEDWSANVPDETLVCRCEEVTAGDIRSTVQEGHWEINRVKAMCRIGMGRCQGRMCGLAAAEIVAHESGRPIEQVGRLRGQAPIKPIPFGVEPQAVEQQP from the coding sequence ATGAACGAACCAGACGTTGTCGTCATCGGCGCAGGCCCGGCAGGTATTCGCGCCACACAGACACTGCTGGCCCATGGCATCAAGGCCAGCCTGATCGATGAAGGCCTGCGCGGCGGCGGCCAGGTCTATCGTCGCCAGCCGGAAAATTTTCAGCGCTCGGCCAAGGCACTGTACGGTTTTGAAAGCGGCAAGGCGGTAGCACTGCATCAAACCCTCGATACGCTGACGGAGCACATTGATTACCGGCCGCAAACGCTGGTCTGGAATGCCGAAAACGGGCAACTCGACACCTTGCAACACGGCAAAACCGCAACCCTCGATTACGCTCAGTTGATCGTCGCCACGGGAGCCACTGACCGTATTCTGCCCGTACCCGGCTGGACCCTGCCCGGCGTGTACAGCCTGGGCGCCGCGCAGATCGCCCTTAAATATCAGGGCTGTGCGATTGGCGAGCGCGTGGTGTTTGCCGGCAGCGGGCCCCTGTTGTATCTGGTGGCCTATCAATACGCCAAGGCAGGCGCAACGGTGGTCGCGGTGCTGGACAGCGCGCCCTTCTCGGCCCAGTGCAAGGCACTGCCCGCGCTGCTGGGTCAGCCGGCCACACTCGCCAAGGGCCTTTATTACCGCGCCTGGCTGACCGCTCGAGGCATCCCGGTGCATCAAGGTGCGCAGCTTTCGCGCATAGCGGGTGAACAGCGGGTCACTGGTATCCAGTGGGCACGTAACGACACATCAGTACATCTGGCCTGCGATGCCGTGGCCTTTGCCCATGCGCTGCGCAGCGAAACACAACTGGCTGATCTGCTGGGCTGCAAATTCGCCTGGAGCCCATTGAACCGCGCCTGGTTGCCGGTGCGCGATGACTGCGGACGCAGCAGCGTGCCGGGCGTTTACCTGGCAGGCGATGGCGCGGGAATCATGGGCGCAGACGCGGCGGAAATGGCCGGTGAACTGGCCGCCCTTGGTCTGTTGCAGGACCGCGGTATCAACGTCGACGCGCTGCGTATCAGCGACCTGAAAACCGCACTGCAGCGCATCGAGCGTTTTCGTCATGGGCTGGAAACCGCTTTCCCGTTCCCCGAGGACTGGTCTGCCAACGTGCCGGACGAAACCCTGGTGTGCCGCTGCGAAGAAGTGACTGCGGGTGACATTCGCAGCACCGTGCAGGAGGGTCATTGGGAGATTAATCGGGTCAAGGCCATGTGCAGGATCGGCATGGGTCGCTGCCAGGGCCGGATGTGTGGCCTGGCGGCGGCCGAGATCGTGGCTCACGAAAGTGGACGCCCGATCGAGCAGGTCGGGCGCCTGCGCGGCCAGGCGCCCATCAAACCCATTCCGTTCGGCGTCGAGCCACAAGCGGTGGAGCAGCAACCATGA
- a CDS encoding (2Fe-2S)-binding protein — MALLKRLVERDRPALSFTLDGQPASGLLGDTLLTAVLTASEHLRGSDFSAEPRAGFCMMGACQDCWVRLGDGQRVRACSTLLEAGQTVNREPGRRS; from the coding sequence ATGGCACTGCTCAAGCGACTGGTCGAACGCGACCGCCCGGCGCTCTCTTTCACCCTTGATGGCCAACCGGCCAGCGGCTTGTTGGGCGATACGCTGTTGACCGCAGTATTGACTGCCAGCGAGCACTTGCGCGGCAGCGATTTCAGCGCCGAACCGCGTGCCGGGTTCTGCATGATGGGGGCGTGTCAGGATTGCTGGGTGCGCCTGGGCGATGGTCAGCGGGTGCGCGCGTGCTCGACGCTGCTGGAGGCCGGCCAGACGGTGAATCGCGAGCCGGGGCGGCGCTCATGA
- a CDS encoding ABC transporter permease, translated as MSKNGPLALSFHALVVMFMMAPLVVVCLVAFTPENTLSLPTTHFSLRWFKAVFERADFIDSFYNSLMLAFVSATLATLIAVPAALAITRHTFPGRNFFNALFLSPIIIPHLVLGVAMLRLFALMGVNGSFTWLIFAHVLVITPYVLRLVLAAAIGIDRSAEHAAESLGASRFTLFHQITLPMILPGVAGGWLLAFINSFDEVTLSIFVTSPATQTLPVRMYVYATESIDPMMAAVSALVIALTAATMILLDRVYGLDRVLVGKH; from the coding sequence ATGTCCAAGAACGGTCCTTTGGCCCTGTCGTTTCACGCGCTGGTCGTGATGTTCATGATGGCCCCGCTGGTGGTGGTGTGCCTGGTGGCCTTCACCCCGGAAAACACCCTGAGCCTGCCCACCACCCACTTCTCGTTGCGCTGGTTCAAGGCCGTGTTCGAACGGGCCGATTTTATCGACTCGTTCTACAACAGCCTGATGCTGGCGTTCGTTTCGGCGACCCTCGCGACCTTGATCGCGGTCCCGGCCGCGCTGGCAATTACCCGCCACACATTCCCGGGCCGCAACTTTTTCAATGCACTGTTTCTCTCGCCGATCATCATTCCGCATCTGGTGCTGGGCGTCGCGATGCTGCGCCTGTTTGCACTGATGGGGGTGAACGGCAGTTTCACCTGGCTGATCTTCGCTCACGTACTGGTGATCACGCCTTACGTGCTGCGTCTGGTGCTGGCAGCGGCGATTGGTATCGATCGCAGCGCGGAACATGCCGCCGAGTCTCTGGGCGCAAGTCGTTTCACGCTGTTTCACCAGATCACCCTGCCGATGATCCTGCCCGGCGTGGCGGGCGGCTGGCTGCTGGCTTTCATCAACAGCTTTGACGAAGTCACGTTGTCGATCTTCGTCACCTCGCCCGCCACCCAGACCCTGCCGGTGCGCATGTACGTCTACGCCACCGAATCCATCGACCCGATGATGGCCGCCGTATCGGCGCTGGTCATCGCCCTGACCGCTGCCACCATGATCCTGCTGGACCGGGTCTATGGCCTGGATCGCGTGCTGGTCGGCAAACACTAA
- a CDS encoding ABC transporter permease, translating to MSLLTEMRQGGRGYWLSAPALALYIGLLVLPLGLTLVLSFNVFDYQVGVKSDSYTLANYTAVITDSYFYEIFLRTFWISALVTLLCVLIGVPEAYILSRMGTPWRSIFLILILTPLLISVVVRAFGWSLLLGADGLINQAIQFMGGRPVKLLYTPFAVIIALVHVMLPFMIIPVWTSLQKLDPTAEQAALSLGASQAKVMRLIVLPQVMPGVLSGSLIVFGLAASSFAIPGLLGGRRLKMVATVIYDQYLSELNWPMGATLAVALLLVNLLVMLSWNRMIEGRYKKTLGE from the coding sequence ATGAGCCTGTTGACCGAGATGCGCCAGGGCGGACGCGGCTACTGGCTGTCAGCCCCGGCGCTGGCGCTGTACATCGGCCTGCTGGTGCTGCCGCTGGGCCTGACCCTGGTGCTGTCGTTCAATGTGTTCGACTATCAGGTAGGGGTGAAAAGCGACAGCTACACACTCGCCAATTACACGGCGGTGATTACCGACTCGTATTTTTATGAAATTTTCCTGCGCACCTTCTGGATCAGCGCGCTCGTCACCCTGTTGTGCGTGCTGATCGGCGTGCCGGAAGCCTACATTCTGAGCCGCATGGGCACGCCATGGCGCTCGATCTTCCTGATTCTGATCCTCACGCCGCTGCTGATCTCGGTGGTCGTCCGGGCCTTCGGCTGGAGCCTGCTGCTCGGCGCTGACGGTCTGATCAACCAGGCCATCCAGTTCATGGGCGGGCGACCGGTGAAACTGCTGTACACCCCGTTTGCAGTGATCATCGCGCTGGTCCACGTGATGCTGCCGTTCATGATCATTCCGGTCTGGACCTCGTTGCAGAAGCTCGACCCTACCGCCGAACAGGCCGCGCTGTCGCTGGGCGCCAGCCAGGCAAAAGTGATGCGCCTGATTGTGCTACCGCAGGTCATGCCCGGCGTGTTGTCCGGCTCGCTGATCGTGTTCGGCCTCGCCGCCAGCTCGTTCGCCATTCCCGGCCTGCTAGGCGGACGCCGCCTGAAGATGGTCGCCACGGTGATCTACGACCAATACCTCTCGGAGCTGAACTGGCCGATGGGCGCGACCCTCGCGGTGGCGCTGCTGCTGGTCAATCTGCTGGTGATGCTGTCGTGGAATCGCATGATCGAAGGCCGCTACAAAAAAACTCTGGGGGAATGA
- a CDS encoding ABC transporter ATP-binding protein yields the protein MAFLQLEGLSKRYGSIDAVVATNLSVDKGEFVSLLGPSGCGKTTTLQMIAGFVEVSDGRIVLDGRDITHAKPSSRGLGVVFQSYALFPHMTVADNVAFGLRMRKVPAAELQQRVTRVLELVRLGQHAERYPRELSGGQRQRVALARALVIEPPVLLLDEPLSNLDANLREEMQFEIRRIQNEVGITTLMVTHDQAEALSISDRVVVMQAGRITQIDEPYKLYEHPRTRFISGFVGKANMLQGDLDSSGCPQIRQLPGDGALTLSLRPEKIDLVEPGCGRLSGRITTRYFLGSQWLYRIQTGIGEVTVVRRNDGQAPLEEGAPVGMDWPSELLRVLDADEVRA from the coding sequence ATGGCATTTCTGCAGCTCGAAGGTCTCTCCAAACGCTACGGCTCCATAGACGCGGTGGTTGCAACCAACCTGTCCGTGGACAAGGGCGAATTTGTCTCGCTGCTCGGCCCCTCCGGCTGCGGCAAAACCACCACTTTGCAAATGATTGCCGGCTTCGTCGAGGTCAGTGACGGGCGTATCGTGCTCGACGGCCGGGATATCACCCACGCCAAGCCCAGCAGCCGGGGCCTGGGTGTGGTATTTCAGAGCTACGCGCTGTTTCCGCACATGACCGTGGCCGACAACGTTGCGTTCGGCTTGCGGATGCGCAAGGTGCCCGCAGCCGAACTGCAACAGCGTGTTACTCGTGTGCTTGAGTTAGTGCGCCTCGGCCAGCATGCCGAACGCTACCCGCGTGAGTTGTCCGGCGGCCAGCGGCAGCGCGTTGCTCTGGCGCGGGCGCTGGTCATCGAACCGCCTGTGCTGCTGCTCGATGAGCCGCTGTCGAATCTGGACGCCAACCTGCGCGAAGAAATGCAGTTCGAAATTCGCCGCATTCAGAATGAAGTAGGCATTACCACGCTGATGGTTACCCACGATCAGGCTGAAGCGCTGTCGATCAGTGACCGGGTGGTGGTCATGCAGGCCGGACGCATCACCCAGATCGACGAGCCGTACAAACTCTACGAACACCCACGCACCCGCTTCATTTCAGGTTTCGTGGGCAAGGCCAATATGTTGCAGGGCGATCTGGACAGCAGCGGCTGCCCGCAGATTCGGCAGTTGCCTGGCGATGGTGCGCTGACCCTCAGCCTGCGCCCGGAGAAAATCGACCTGGTTGAGCCCGGTTGCGGGCGTCTGTCGGGGCGCATCACCACACGCTACTTTCTCGGCAGCCAATGGCTGTATCGCATCCAGACCGGTATCGGCGAAGTCACCGTGGTGCGCCGCAACGATGGGCAGGCGCCACTGGAAGAAGGCGCACCGGTCGGCATGGACTGGCCGAGCGAATTGCTGCGCGTGCTGGATGCCGACGAGGTGCGGGCATGA
- a CDS encoding IclR family transcriptional regulator, translated as MNNSTDRNSDSRDVGVGAVSRLFAILRCLGDCDEGGERVTQLAQRVGLSQPTTHRLLRSLMDEGMVEQDVLSKRYRLSIEFFALAARAGNSGNLRDLVRPSLLRLSASLGDSLFLLARSGFDAICLDRSEGPYPIRTFTGDIGGRVAMGVGQGSLAILAFLPEDERETVIAYNLPRLKDFHLYDEVFLRSEVDNVRRLGYAARNTGALPGMAGLAVPIMDRNGRAVAALSVATISDRLGPDRLMTVVELLKREAATISARINPFDPSLRRPSQVFGQAE; from the coding sequence ATGAATAATTCCACTGATCGGAATTCTGATTCCCGCGACGTAGGTGTCGGGGCGGTTTCCAGACTGTTCGCCATCCTGCGCTGCCTGGGCGATTGCGACGAAGGCGGTGAACGGGTGACGCAACTGGCGCAGCGTGTCGGCTTGTCGCAACCGACCACCCACCGCCTGCTGCGCAGCCTGATGGACGAAGGCATGGTCGAGCAGGATGTGCTCAGCAAGCGTTACCGGCTGAGCATCGAATTCTTTGCGCTGGCGGCCAGAGCCGGCAACAGCGGCAATCTGCGTGACCTGGTGCGCCCGAGCCTGCTGCGCCTGTCTGCGTCGCTGGGTGATTCGCTGTTCCTGTTGGCGCGTAGCGGCTTTGACGCCATCTGCTTGGACCGCAGCGAAGGCCCTTACCCGATTCGTACTTTTACGGGTGATATCGGTGGTCGCGTCGCGATGGGCGTGGGGCAGGGCAGCCTGGCGATTCTGGCGTTTCTGCCCGAGGACGAGCGGGAAACGGTGATTGCCTACAACCTGCCACGGCTCAAGGATTTCCATCTGTATGACGAAGTGTTTCTTCGCTCGGAAGTCGACAACGTTCGCCGCCTTGGCTACGCCGCTCGCAATACCGGCGCGCTGCCAGGCATGGCCGGGTTGGCGGTGCCGATCATGGACCGCAACGGGCGTGCGGTGGCGGCGCTCAGCGTGGCGACCATCAGTGACCGGTTAGGGCCTGATCGCCTGATGACCGTAGTGGAGTTGCTCAAGCGCGAGGCGGCCACCATCAGCGCCCGAATCAATCCGTTCGACCCGTCGCTGCGGCGGCCCAGCCAGGTGTTCGGGCAGGCGGAATAG
- a CDS encoding methyl-accepting chemotaxis protein, whose translation MSKSLRLQILGLLGGSLVLVLIIALACFNFLSDNVQAYRSLLDGPVRASQLVDDANLQFKIQVQEWKNVLLRGKTPVERDKYWGQFEEQERKVQGTLGQLADMKGTDASLKSQVQMLQQAHLTLGTAYRTGRDAFIAAGGDATAGDVAVKGVDRPTSEQMAGLVDQLHKASDAQSIAISNEAQRTILIGAVVMLVSALLVGLLALWMVNRNLIAPIRMLIEYVAQLSEGKFGVRVEVTRQDELGRLAVAANTLRDFLADTFNRLKRSTTDLDTAGGELNAIAELMAQGTHEQFERTDQVATAMTEMSATAQEVARHAAHAARAADEADQSAQDGEKVMQSTIATITRMRNEISSTADVIQRLETDSGRIGKVLEVIRGIADQTNLLALNAAIEAARAGEAGRGFAVVADEVRTLAQRTAVSTSEINQIISSVQTGAADAVQAIQGGQACSEESVEQVTHAGATLQRITVAVENIRDMNRQIATAAEEQTSVAEDISRNLTEITAIAVTNQDNVKRTQSASHDLKGLSAGLTDVISRLSA comes from the coding sequence ATGTCCAAATCCCTCAGGCTTCAAATCCTTGGCTTGCTTGGCGGCAGCCTTGTGCTTGTGTTGATCATTGCGCTGGCCTGCTTCAACTTCCTTTCCGATAACGTACAAGCCTACCGCAGCCTTCTTGACGGTCCGGTTCGGGCGTCTCAATTGGTTGACGACGCCAATCTGCAATTCAAGATTCAGGTTCAGGAATGGAAAAACGTCCTGCTGCGTGGAAAAACGCCTGTCGAGCGTGACAAGTACTGGGGGCAGTTCGAGGAGCAGGAGCGCAAGGTGCAGGGCACGTTGGGCCAGCTTGCGGATATGAAAGGCACTGATGCCTCGCTGAAAAGCCAGGTGCAGATGCTGCAACAGGCGCACCTGACACTGGGCACGGCTTACCGCACTGGCCGCGACGCGTTTATTGCCGCAGGCGGCGACGCTACTGCAGGTGACGTCGCGGTCAAAGGCGTTGATCGGCCGACCAGTGAACAGATGGCCGGTCTGGTCGACCAGTTGCACAAGGCCAGTGATGCCCAATCCATTGCGATCAGCAATGAAGCGCAACGGACCATCCTGATCGGCGCTGTCGTGATGCTGGTTTCTGCACTGTTGGTAGGGCTGCTGGCGCTGTGGATGGTCAATCGCAACCTGATCGCGCCGATCCGCATGCTGATCGAATACGTCGCTCAGTTGAGCGAAGGCAAGTTCGGTGTGCGTGTCGAAGTGACACGACAGGACGAACTCGGGCGTCTGGCGGTTGCGGCCAATACCCTGCGTGATTTCCTGGCCGATACTTTCAATCGCCTGAAGCGCAGCACCACTGATCTGGACACCGCTGGCGGCGAGTTGAATGCGATTGCCGAGCTGATGGCGCAGGGGACTCATGAGCAGTTCGAGCGTACCGACCAGGTCGCAACGGCCATGACCGAGATGTCCGCTACCGCTCAGGAAGTCGCCCGGCATGCCGCACACGCTGCGCGTGCTGCGGATGAAGCTGATCAGAGCGCTCAGGATGGCGAGAAGGTCATGCAATCGACTATCGCGACCATCACCCGTATGCGCAACGAGATTTCTTCGACTGCCGACGTCATTCAGCGGCTGGAAACCGACAGCGGGCGTATCGGCAAGGTGCTGGAAGTGATTCGCGGCATCGCTGACCAGACCAACCTGCTGGCGCTCAACGCCGCCATCGAAGCCGCACGCGCCGGGGAAGCCGGACGTGGTTTTGCGGTAGTGGCCGACGAAGTCCGCACGCTGGCGCAACGTACTGCTGTATCGACTTCAGAAATCAATCAGATCATCAGTTCGGTGCAGACGGGCGCCGCCGATGCGGTGCAGGCCATTCAGGGCGGTCAGGCGTGCAGCGAGGAAAGCGTCGAACAGGTCACGCACGCCGGGGCGACTTTGCAGCGCATCACCGTTGCGGTGGAAAACATCCGCGACATGAACCGGCAGATTGCTACCGCCGCCGAAGAACAGACGTCAGTGGCCGAAGACATTTCGCGCAATCTGACTGAAATCACGGCCATCGCCGTGACCAATCAGGACAACGTCAAGCGCACCCAGAGCGCGAGTCATGACCTGAAAGGTCTGTCAGCCGGCCTGACAGACGTCATCTCGCGGCTGAGTGCCTGA
- a CDS encoding class I SAM-dependent methyltransferase, which produces MTPEALAILQHHLLDALSNIPNETRRLFHGRGRVWPGLEHVTVDWLQGVVLVCVFKEPQASELDALTHLLTGLIDTPQWQQSQARTLLLQHRYLPDSTTQSLTGEMMDDWVISENGLRYKVDFGKKQNSGLFLDMRYGRDWVRAHAKGKRILNLFAYTCGFSVAAIAGGADHVVNLDMARAALNRGRENHRLNDHDLSRVTFLGHDLFKSWARVTRSGPYDLIIIDPPSFQKGSFMLDKDYQRVLRRLPELLEEDGTVLACMNDPALGPDFLIGHTAIEAPCLRFQERLENPPEFPDARVDGGLKALVFKAEGLSRTGWA; this is translated from the coding sequence ATGACCCCTGAAGCACTCGCGATCCTGCAACACCACCTGCTCGATGCTCTGAGCAATATCCCGAACGAAACCCGCCGACTGTTTCACGGCCGTGGCCGCGTGTGGCCAGGTCTGGAACACGTGACCGTCGACTGGCTGCAGGGCGTGGTGCTGGTCTGTGTGTTCAAGGAACCGCAGGCATCCGAACTGGACGCATTGACGCACTTGCTGACCGGGCTGATCGACACGCCTCAGTGGCAGCAAAGCCAGGCTCGTACCCTGCTGTTGCAACACCGTTATCTGCCAGACAGCACCACGCAGTCGCTGACCGGCGAGATGATGGACGACTGGGTGATCAGCGAAAACGGTCTGCGCTACAAGGTCGATTTCGGCAAGAAGCAGAACAGCGGCCTGTTTCTGGACATGCGCTACGGACGTGACTGGGTGCGGGCTCACGCCAAGGGCAAGCGCATCCTCAATCTGTTCGCCTACACCTGCGGTTTCTCGGTTGCGGCCATTGCCGGGGGCGCTGACCATGTGGTGAATCTGGACATGGCCCGCGCTGCGCTGAATCGCGGTCGCGAGAACCATCGGCTCAACGACCATGATCTGAGCCGCGTGACGTTTCTGGGGCATGACCTGTTCAAGTCATGGGCCAGAGTGACTCGCTCGGGGCCGTATGACCTGATCATCATTGACCCGCCCTCCTTCCAGAAAGGCAGCTTCATGCTCGACAAGGACTATCAGCGCGTCTTGCGTCGTCTGCCGGAGTTGCTGGAGGAGGACGGCACGGTGCTGGCGTGCATGAACGATCCGGCGCTGGGCCCGGACTTCCTGATCGGGCACACCGCCATCGAAGCGCCCTGCCTGCGTTTTCAGGAACGCCTGGAAAACCCTCCGGAATTCCCCGACGCACGCGTCGACGGCGGTCTGAAAGCGCTGGTGTTCAAAGCCGAAGGCTTGAGCCGCACAGGATGGGCGTAA
- a CDS encoding YoaK family protein has protein sequence MLPPPVNVSASPRHLHMQKWRGRVGMTLAASLSVLAGMTDAIGFMATGDFVSFMSGNTTRLAVAISDGDLNVTARLALAIFTFIIGNALGVVVARRGGRRALPLLLGIATLLCAAAAWPLDSNMLALVWAILAMGMLNAAVEQVNGLPVGLTYVTGALSRFGRGLGRWMLGERKHGWRIQLVPWVGMFIGAVVGAMLEQRLGLNALLISGSLSALLGLVSLKIPHRWQRRYMPR, from the coding sequence ATGCTGCCACCGCCCGTCAATGTCAGCGCCAGCCCCAGGCATCTGCACATGCAGAAATGGCGCGGCAGGGTCGGCATGACGCTGGCCGCAAGCCTGTCTGTGCTGGCGGGCATGACCGATGCCATCGGCTTCATGGCGACCGGTGATTTCGTTTCGTTCATGAGCGGCAACACCACACGCCTTGCCGTCGCGATCAGTGACGGCGACCTCAACGTGACGGCTCGCCTGGCCTTGGCCATCTTTACGTTCATCATCGGCAACGCGCTGGGCGTGGTTGTTGCCCGGCGCGGCGGCAGACGCGCGCTGCCTCTGCTGTTGGGCATCGCCACGCTGCTGTGCGCCGCGGCGGCATGGCCGCTGGACAGCAATATGCTGGCGTTGGTCTGGGCCATTCTGGCGATGGGCATGCTTAATGCCGCCGTTGAACAGGTCAATGGCCTGCCGGTCGGCCTGACCTACGTAACCGGCGCGCTGTCGCGATTCGGCCGCGGTCTGGGGCGCTGGATGTTGGGTGAGCGCAAGCATGGCTGGCGTATTCAACTGGTGCCCTGGGTGGGCATGTTCATTGGCGCGGTGGTGGGCGCGATGCTTGAACAACGCCTCGGGCTCAACGCGTTACTGATCAGCGGCAGCCTGTCGGCATTGCTCGGCCTGGTTTCGCTGAAAATTCCGCACCGCTGGCAACGCCGCTACATGCCGCGCTGA
- a CDS encoding FKBP-type peptidyl-prolyl cis-trans isomerase, whose translation MSNDLQVTDLHPGDGKAVVKGALITTHYTGTLKDGTVFDSSHQRGKPFQCVIGTGRVIKGWDLGLMGMKVGGKRQLFVPAHLAYGDRSMGAHITPGSDLTFEIELLEVLTRDD comes from the coding sequence ATGAGCAATGATTTACAGGTCACTGATCTGCACCCTGGCGATGGCAAAGCCGTGGTCAAGGGCGCGCTGATCACCACCCATTACACCGGCACGCTGAAAGACGGCACGGTGTTCGACTCTTCGCACCAGCGGGGCAAGCCGTTTCAGTGCGTGATCGGCACCGGGCGCGTCATCAAGGGCTGGGACCTGGGCCTGATGGGCATGAAAGTGGGCGGCAAACGCCAGTTGTTCGTGCCTGCCCATCTGGCGTATGGCGACAGGTCCATGGGCGCTCATATCACGCCCGGCTCCGACCTGACATTCGAGATAGAGCTGCTGGAAGTGTTGACCCGCGACGATTGA
- a CDS encoding TerC family protein: MEWIADPTAWLGLLTLIVLELVLGIDNLVFIAILADKLPPEQRDKARVIGLSLALIMRLGLLASISWMVTLTEPLFEIFDKTFSGRDLIMLFGGVFLLFKATMELHERLEGHVAQRAGNAAYALFWPIVAQIVVLDAVFSLDAVITAVGMVEHLSVMMIAVIFSIGLMMIASKPLTKFVNSRPTVIMLCLGFLMMIGFSLTAEGLGFHIPKGYLYAAIGFSILIEVFNQIARKRSKKSAHGHLPRRERAAHAVMRLLGGRRLESGDADEEIIDMLEGESSEPVFDRRERVMISGVLQLAERQIRTVMTPRAEIDYIDLTDDAEKIRLKLMHSSYSRLPLIGEGGIDEPLGFVHKKELFKELLSGNQPDLKLMSRKAINLLESFTILNALEQMRKESTHIAFVVNEFGDFIGVLSMTDILESIAGQLPDASEVEGPDIVVQGDEFVVSGALNLSLIRERTGFQAKATEDYQTLAGLVMSLLDRLPSTGDSLSWQGWNLKVVGVEERRVTRVVLQKQPDIGAGK, encoded by the coding sequence ATGGAATGGATCGCTGACCCCACGGCATGGCTTGGCCTGCTGACCCTCATCGTGCTGGAACTGGTGCTGGGTATCGACAACCTGGTGTTCATCGCCATCCTGGCCGACAAACTGCCGCCAGAACAACGCGACAAGGCCCGTGTCATCGGCCTTTCGTTGGCGCTGATCATGCGCCTTGGCCTGTTGGCGAGCATCTCCTGGATGGTGACGCTGACCGAGCCGCTGTTCGAGATATTCGATAAAACCTTCTCCGGACGTGACCTGATCATGCTGTTCGGTGGTGTGTTCCTGTTGTTCAAGGCCACCATGGAATTGCACGAACGGCTGGAAGGCCATGTGGCCCAGCGCGCCGGTAACGCAGCGTATGCGCTGTTCTGGCCTATAGTTGCGCAGATTGTCGTACTGGACGCCGTATTCTCGCTGGATGCTGTCATTACAGCCGTCGGCATGGTCGAGCACCTGTCGGTGATGATGATCGCGGTGATCTTCTCCATCGGCCTGATGATGATTGCCAGCAAGCCGCTGACCAAATTCGTTAACAGCCGCCCGACGGTGATCATGCTGTGCCTGGGCTTCCTGATGATGATCGGTTTCAGCCTGACTGCCGAAGGCCTGGGTTTCCATATTCCCAAGGGCTATCTGTATGCAGCGATTGGCTTCTCGATCCTCATCGAAGTGTTCAACCAGATTGCCCGCAAGCGCAGCAAGAAGTCAGCACACGGCCATCTGCCGCGTCGTGAGCGTGCTGCTCACGCGGTGATGCGCCTGCTGGGTGGTCGCAGGCTGGAGTCAGGTGATGCCGATGAGGAAATCATCGACATGCTGGAAGGCGAAAGCAGCGAGCCTGTGTTCGATCGCCGCGAGCGGGTAATGATCAGCGGCGTTCTGCAGCTGGCCGAGCGGCAGATTCGCACGGTCATGACCCCGAGGGCCGAGATCGACTACATCGACTTGACCGACGATGCCGAGAAAATTCGCCTGAAACTGATGCACTCTTCCTACTCGCGATTGCCATTGATCGGCGAGGGCGGCATCGACGAGCCATTGGGCTTTGTGCACAAGAAAGAGCTGTTCAAGGAACTGCTGTCCGGCAACCAGCCAGACCTGAAGCTGATGTCACGCAAGGCGATCAACCTGCTGGAAAGCTTCACGATCCTCAATGCCCTGGAACAGATGCGCAAGGAGTCGACCCACATTGCATTCGTGGTCAACGAATTCGGTGATTTCATCGGTGTCCTGAGCATGACCGACATTCTGGAGTCCATCGCCGGTCAGCTGCCGGACGCCAGCGAAGTGGAAGGCCCGGACATCGTCGTACAGGGTGACGAATTCGTGGTGTCGGGTGCTTTGAACCTGAGCCTGATCCGCGAACGTACCGGCTTTCAGGCCAAGGCCACCGAGGATTACCAGACCCTGGCCGGCCTGGTCATGAGCCTGCTCGACCGCCTGCCGTCTACCGGTGACAGCCTGAGCTGGCAGGGCTGGAACCTGAAAGTGGTCGGTGTGGAAGAGCGCCGCGTGACACGGGTAGTGCTGCAAAAGCAGCCCGACATCGGCGCTGGCAAATAA